One segment of Fibrobacter sp. UWR3 DNA contains the following:
- a CDS encoding DNA-deoxyinosine glycosylase, whose translation MTTRTEKRTNRAHLAAGKKSTAGKKAPAGKNVRARVTHEFSAVYDRDSRVLLLGSIPSPKSREVGFYYGHPQNRFWKVLATVLGEKIPETIPQKKAMLKRHHIALWDVLESCTIVGASDTSIEDAVPNKIAALVARSKVTRIFCTGATAHKLYQKYCAADVGIDAVKLPSTSPANCAISLERLVDAYRDILV comes from the coding sequence ATGACCACCAGAACAGAAAAGAGAACGAACCGCGCGCATCTTGCTGCCGGCAAGAAGTCGACTGCTGGCAAGAAGGCTCCTGCTGGCAAAAATGTGCGCGCCCGCGTGACGCACGAGTTCTCCGCGGTTTACGACCGGGATTCGCGCGTGCTCCTGCTGGGCTCGATACCATCCCCCAAGTCGCGGGAAGTGGGCTTCTACTACGGGCATCCGCAGAATCGTTTCTGGAAGGTGCTCGCAACAGTCCTCGGCGAAAAAATTCCCGAGACCATCCCGCAAAAGAAGGCCATGCTCAAGAGGCACCACATCGCCCTCTGGGACGTGCTCGAAAGCTGTACCATCGTGGGGGCGAGCGACACGAGCATCGAGGATGCCGTCCCGAACAAGATAGCCGCGTTGGTGGCAAGGTCGAAGGTAACCCGCATATTCTGTACGGGCGCCACTGCGCACAAACTATACCAGAAGTACTGTGCCGCCGATGTAGGCATCGATGCGGTTAAACTCCCCTCCACGTCGCCCGCGAACTGCGCCATATCGCTCGAAAGGCTCGTGGATGCTTACCGCGATATACTCGTTTAG
- the nhaA gene encoding Na+/H+ antiporter NhaA — MSAKVTSSDKIEDLFPETPVRKIITPVERLMKVETTGGIVLIVMTLAALVWANLSPETYHHFWHMPFSMTIGGWTGAGDLHWFINDALMTIFFFNIGLEVKGEMTYGELHDPKAASLPIIAAAGGMLFPALIYLLLCPHGEHSAAHGWGVPTATDIAFVVGCMAILGKKVPHALRVMILTLAIADDIGAILVIAIGYPSGDGINFVALGTGFALLVLINVLFRIGVRNLLLHGVIGVAVWAFFVKSGVHPTIAGVLLGLSVPAKPVLAKGRLAHFAGSLGGALSGEAKDRNEQYEVFQQLKRGARESISMQERFFKPLVPWVNFFIMPLFALSNAGVEIKLGGVEIPVMGAVAIALILGKPIGIFLFSLLSVKIGISKKPSYPWKVLWGGGMLAGIGFTMALFVAGLAFDVGDRQDSAKLGILLGSFCAAILGTIYMNIVSKPHDAPEEPKNEAT; from the coding sequence ATGTCAGCAAAAGTTACTAGCAGCGACAAGATTGAAGATCTGTTCCCGGAAACCCCCGTCCGGAAAATCATTACCCCTGTTGAACGCCTGATGAAGGTGGAAACGACGGGCGGCATCGTGCTCATTGTCATGACGCTTGCCGCTCTTGTCTGGGCGAACCTGAGCCCCGAAACGTACCACCACTTTTGGCACATGCCGTTCTCCATGACGATTGGCGGCTGGACTGGCGCGGGCGACCTGCACTGGTTTATCAACGATGCCCTGATGACGATATTCTTCTTCAATATCGGTCTCGAGGTCAAGGGCGAAATGACATACGGCGAACTGCACGACCCGAAGGCGGCGAGCCTGCCGATTATCGCGGCTGCGGGCGGTATGCTTTTCCCTGCACTTATTTACTTGCTCCTTTGCCCGCATGGCGAACATAGCGCCGCCCACGGATGGGGCGTGCCGACTGCTACCGATATCGCCTTCGTGGTGGGCTGCATGGCCATTCTCGGGAAGAAGGTGCCGCATGCCCTGCGCGTGATGATTTTGACCCTCGCCATTGCCGACGATATCGGCGCCATCCTCGTGATTGCGATTGGCTACCCGAGCGGCGACGGCATCAACTTTGTGGCCCTCGGGACGGGCTTTGCACTGCTGGTGCTTATCAACGTGCTGTTCCGCATTGGCGTGCGTAACCTGCTGCTGCACGGCGTGATTGGCGTTGCGGTGTGGGCGTTCTTTGTGAAGAGCGGCGTGCACCCGACCATCGCGGGCGTGCTGCTTGGCCTCTCGGTACCGGCGAAGCCCGTGCTCGCGAAGGGCAGGCTTGCCCACTTTGCGGGTAGCCTGGGCGGCGCGCTTTCGGGCGAGGCGAAGGACAGGAACGAACAGTACGAGGTGTTCCAGCAGCTCAAGCGCGGTGCGCGCGAGAGTATCTCGATGCAGGAACGTTTCTTCAAGCCGCTGGTGCCCTGGGTGAACTTCTTCATTATGCCGCTGTTCGCGCTCAGCAACGCGGGTGTCGAAATCAAGCTTGGCGGCGTCGAGATTCCGGTGATGGGTGCCGTGGCAATCGCCCTCATTCTGGGCAAGCCTATCGGCATATTCCTGTTCAGTTTGCTCTCGGTCAAGATTGGCATTTCCAAGAAGCCGAGCTACCCCTGGAAGGTCCTTTGGGGTGGCGGCATGCTTGCGGGTATCGGGTTTACGATGGCGTTGTTTGTCGCGGGCCTTGCCTTCGACGTGGGCGACCGCCAGGACTCCGCGAAACTCGGCATATTGCTCGGAAGCTTCTGTGCTGCAATCCTCGGTACGATATACATGAACATCGTGTCGAAGCCGCATGACGCTCCTGAAGAGCCGAAGAACGAAGCGACCTAG
- a CDS encoding GIY-YIG nuclease family protein, giving the protein MPHFVYMLRCAGNRIYTGYAVDVEARFEQHKSGKGAKFTKAFPPECILRKFELPSYEQALRLEARIKKLAREQKELLAGGDDAIAAELLAGLNETLEEKSARERKERRAVKTCNKTAKTCDEKAKTCDKTVKTCEKKLRDKRKRLKESVQDA; this is encoded by the coding sequence ATGCCCCACTTCGTTTACATGCTTCGCTGTGCGGGTAACCGCATATACACGGGCTATGCCGTAGATGTCGAGGCGCGTTTTGAACAGCACAAATCCGGAAAGGGGGCGAAGTTCACCAAGGCGTTCCCGCCGGAGTGCATACTGCGCAAGTTCGAACTGCCCTCGTACGAGCAGGCGCTCAGGCTCGAGGCGCGTATCAAGAAACTGGCCCGCGAGCAGAAGGAACTGCTTGCCGGCGGTGACGATGCGATTGCGGCAGAACTGCTTGCGGGTTTGAACGAAACCCTCGAGGAAAAGTCTGCGCGTGAAAGGAAAGAACGCCGCGCAGTCAAGACCTGCAATAAAACAGCCAAGACCTGCGATGAAAAAGCCAAGACCTGCGATAAAACCGTCAAGACCTGCGAAAAAAAGCTGCGCGATAAACGGAAACGACTGAAGGAATCCGTTCAGGATGCGTGA